The following coding sequences lie in one Notolabrus celidotus isolate fNotCel1 chromosome 20, fNotCel1.pri, whole genome shotgun sequence genomic window:
- the ezh1 gene encoding LOW QUALITY PROTEIN: histone-lysine N-methyltransferase EZH1 (The sequence of the model RefSeq protein was modified relative to this genomic sequence to represent the inferred CDS: inserted 3 bases in 3 codons; deleted 1 base in 1 codon; substituted 1 base at 1 genomic stop codon) — protein sequence MHRSSLPSPVLAPVMEEAAAAAPAPSTGAAPSTPKPQPPSFVPSRSLLEWRRRVKSEYMRLRQLKRLKKAEEVKTLFMSNRQKIEQHTNLLNAEWSRLRIQSIPLSAGGALASKKMCRVEFGFPAFKAQAIAMRPLSTVAGIPFMYSWSTLQHNFMVEDETFLHNIPYMGDEALEQDEAFLEELIDNYDGVHGDREGGFISDEVFKELVEALSQYSDHEEEEEEEAAAAAAAAVEVTGKKEDERMMRRSSAEGSEETKSGSVAFIRRKRRSTTEVRDSSSSKKVPSDKIFTAIASMFPYKGTTEELKEKYKDLLEPQSPVKLPPLCTPNLDGPFAKSVQREQCLHSFHTLFCRRCFKYDCFLHPFHATPNVYKRKSXEIRIETDPCGGGTASVTERGXEFVDQNMLRSLRSRRGRXQQRPTSLSCPGPSGSTEEVKEGESDHETTSSSEGNSRCPTPXKQHPGDDDGKEEKCCVVEWSGAEESLFRVLHGTYFNNFCSIARLIGTKSCKEVYEFAVKEVLIHRVPLVDGGISPQKKKRKHRLWAKIQLKKDNSSNQVYNYQPCDHPDHPCDSSCPCVMTQNFCEKFCQCENECQNRFPGCRCKTQCNTKQCPCYLAVRECDPDLCMTCGAADHWDTKGVSCKNCSIQRGLKKHLLLAPSDVAGWGTFIKEAVQKNEFISEYCGELISQDEADRRGRIYDKYMSSFLFNLNNDFVVDATRKGNKIRFANHSVNPNCYAKVVMVNGDHRIGIFAKRAIVQGEELFFDYRYSQADALKYVGIERETEIT from the exons ATGCACCGCAGCAGCTTACCGAGCCCAGTTTTGGCTCC AGTCATGGAggaagcagctgctgcagctccagccCCTAGTACAGGTGCTGCCCCCTCAACCCCAAAACCTCAGCCTCCCTCCTTCGTACCTTCTCGCAGCCTGCTGGAGTGGAGACGGAGGGTCAAGTCTGAGTATATGCGCCTTCGCCAATTAAAACGCCTTAAAAAAGCAGAGGAGGTCAAG acccTGTTCATGTCCAACAGGCAAAAGATTGAGCAGCACACAAACCTCCTGAATGCAGAGTGGTCCAGGCTCAGGATTCAGTCAATCCCTCTGTCGGCTGGTGGAGCGTTGGCCAGCAagaag ATGTGTCGAGTGGAGTTTGGCTTCCCAGCATTCAAAGCTCAAGCCATTGCCATGAGACCTTTGTCAACAGTGGCAGGAATC CCTTTCATGTACTCCTGGTCCACTCTGCAGCACAACTTCATG GTGGAGGATGAGACGTTCCTTCATAACATCCCATACATGGGTGACGAGGCGCTGGAACAGGATGAGGCGTTCTTGGAGGAACTCATTGATAACTACGATGGTGTTCATGGTGacagag AGGGGGGCTTCATCAGTGATGAAGTCTTTAAAGAGCTGGTGGAGGCCTTGAGCCAGTACTCTGAccacgaggaggaggaagaagaggaggcagcagccgcagcagcagcggcagtgGAGGTGACGGGAAAGAAAGAGGATGAGAGAATGATGAGGAGGAGCTCGGCGGAGGGTTCAGAAGAGACCAAATCTGGTAGTGTGGCATTcatcaggaggaagaggaggagcactACTGAGG TGAGGGACTCATCCAGCAGCAAGAAGGTCCCCAGCGATAAGATATTTACAGCCATCGCCTCGATGTTCCCTTACAAGGGCACTACAGAGGAGCTGAAGGAAAA GTACAAAGACCTGTTGGAGCCCCAAAGCCCGGTGAAGCTGCCCCCTCTCTGCACCCCTAACCTGGATGGACCTTTTGCGAAATCAGTGCAGCGGGAGCAGTGCTTGCACTCGTTCCACACACTCTTCTGCAGACGATGCTTCAAATACGACTGTTTTCTCCACC CTTTCCATGCAACACCCAATGTTTACAAGAGGAAGA AAGAGATCCGTATAGAGACTGACCCATGTGGTGGTGGGACTGCTTCCGTTACAG AAAGGGGCTAAGAGTTTGTGGATCAGAACATGTTGAGATCTCTGAGGTCTCGCAGGGGCC AGCAGCAGCGTCCCACCAGCCTCAGCTGTCCTGGACCGTCGGGGTCTACTGAGGAGGTCAAAGAGGGCGAGAGTGACCATGAAACTACCTCCTCCTCAG AGGGCAACTCACGGTGCCCAACTC CCAAGCAGCATCCAGGGGATGATGACGGGAAGGAGGAGAAGTGCTGTGTGGTGGAGTGGAGCGGGGCAGAGGAGTCACTGTTCAGGGTGCTACATGGCACATACTTCAACAACTTCTGCTCCATCGCTCGCCTCATCGGTACAAAGAGCTGCAAGGAG GTGTACGAGTTTGCGGTGAAGGAAGTCCTGATCCATCGTGTTCCTTTGGTTGATGGAGGCATCTCAccccagaagaagaaaaggaagcacAG GTTATGGGCAAAGATTCAACTAAAGAAAG ATAACTCGTCCAATCAGGTGTACAACTACCAGCCATGTGATCACCCCGACCATCCGTGTGACAGCTCCTGCCCGTGTGTGATGACCCAGAATTTCTGTGAGAAGTTTTGCCAGTGCGAAAACGAAT GCCAGAACCGCTTCCCAGGCTGCAGGTGTAAGACACAGTGCAACACTAAACAGTGTCCCTGCTACCTTGCTGTGAGGGAGTGTGATCCAGATCTGTGCATGACCTGCGGTGCTGCAGACCACTGGGACACCAAAGGGGTTTCCTGCAAGAACTGCAGCATCCAAAGAGGCCTGAAAAAG CACCTGCTGTTGGCTCCATCTGATGTTGCAGGATGGGGAACCTTCATCAAAGAGGCAGTTCAAAAGAATGAGTTCATCTCTGAATACTGTGGGGAG CTTATCTCTCAGGATGAGGCTGACAGACGTGGGAGAATCTATGACAAATACATGTCTAGCTTCCTCTTCAACCTGAACAATG ACTTTGTAGTGGATGCCACAAGAAAAGGGAACAAAATCCGCTTTGCAAATCATTCAGTTAATCCCAACTGCTACGCTAAAG TGGTGATGGTGAATGGAGACCACCGCATTGGAATCTTTGCCAAGCGAGCAATCGTGCAGGGAGAGGAGCTCTTCTTTGATTACAG ATACAGCCAAGCTGACGCCCTAAAATATGTGGGGATAGAGAGGGAGACGGAAATTACTTAG
- the ramp2 gene encoding receptor activity-modifying protein 2 isoform X1 translates to MRASCCFIKPSCKKVEICNPYPAEEANRALSGTMTAATFSPMFSRCFVTLLLWGCTTVVCLVDEKLAIQPTTTTGYHSTEMMAENATYGESTIPLAHTACGNNSHSCEDYCDICMAFGGSLMDCLSTLFEHLCLHNFKGAMASVNSTDWCIWGKVRGMYSNMSHCTEEISDCLLIPWPNPLVEQTFVNIHSTFFKDCPSEELSDPPPAIVFALVITPICLIPVMVSLVVLKTKNGDGSS, encoded by the exons ATGAGGgcttcctgttgttttataaAGCCTTCCTGCAAAAAGGTTGAGATATGTAATCCCTACCCAGCAGAGGAGGCGAACAGAGCATTGTCAGGCACAATGACAGCAGCTACTTTCTCACCTATGTTTTCTAGGTGTTTTGTGACTCTTCTCCTTTGGG GATGCACAACTGTGGTTTGTCTGGTTGATGAAAAGTTAGCGATACAGCCCACCACAACAACag GGTATCACTCAACAGAAATGATGGCTGAAA ATGCCACTTATGGAGAGTCAACTATTCCACTAG CTCATACAGCTTGTGGGAATAATTCTCACAGTTGTGAGGACTACTGCGACATCTGTATGGCTTTTGGTGGATCATTAATGGATTGCCTTTCCACACTGTTTGAACACCTATGTCTCCACAATTTTAAGGGAGCCATGGCATCAGTAAACAGCACTGACTGGTGCATTTGGGGTAAAGTGAGAGG CATGTATAGTAACATGAGCCACTGCACTGAGGAGATATCTGACTGCCTCCTGATCCCATGGCCCAACCCTCTGGTGGAGCAGACCTTTGTGAACATTCACTCCACATTTTTCAAGGACTGTCCCTCAGAGGAGCTAAGCGACCCTCCACCAGCTATCGTCTTCGCCCTGGTGATAACTCCCATCTGCCTGATCCCTGTCATGGTTAGCCTTGTGGTGCTCAAGACTAAGAATGGGGACGGCAGCTCCTGA
- the cntnap1 gene encoding contactin-associated protein 1, which produces MTCKILSICLIFLGFQHCSSQECVDPLISGLYASSFLASSRYNFLYSANFAKLYGSSGWSPSPRDRQPWLQVDLGRKYRLQAIATQGTFNSYDWVTKYTLLYGDRPDSWTPYIMKGGNSTMPANWNYYQVKRNVFHYTFTAKHIRLLPLAWNTENGGKIGVRLELYGCSYDSHVLQYNGDDSVVYMYPEKRSRSLEDYITINFKTLEQDGLLLHSEGIQGDLFTLELKRGRVHLHISLGSSIIHKVDGRTTLTAGSLLDDLHWHYVTIKRYGRQVNFTVDSHMVTAISNGEFTHLDLDTQLYVGGVIEKNLPHLPTTPNFRGCLENVYFNDVNIIYKAKREEEDIRIPRKKKMHYACRDILLKPMTFAGPNNYLQVPGFFRRPRMFVKFKFRSWDYTGLLMFTRFADDLGALELGLSEGQINVTIFQPGKKKLQFAAGYRLNDGYWHTVDLAARDNLLTLTIDEEEGSPLKITNPFTIRTGDRYFFGGCPKTNNTIRKCETKLNRFHGCMQQIYIDNEQLDIDIILQRQWGRYAELLLGTCGITDRCTPNPCEHEGRCIQSWDDFICLCENTGYKGEVCHMSVYKESCEAYRLSGKYWSGNYTIDPDLSGPLKPFEVYCKMKSYKAWTVILNDRVDGTKVTGSSIDQPYIGNVNYWNASWDEVTALANTSLYCEQWIDYSCYKSRLLNTPNGRPFGYWIGRNNESHYYWGGTYREVKMCGCAINQTCTDPKFQCNCDADYRQWYSDKGYLDFRDHLPVRKIVVGDTNRTGSEAQFTVGPLRCHGDRNIWNTIAFTKPTYITFPTFRPGSSADISFHFKTYRDHGVFLENSDDQLRNFIRIELNTTHNLLFVFMVGDGIVNVTLRSPVPLNDNEWHFVQAEINVKLARIKVDYQPWAVTRFPGQTFVVMDFTHPVVVGAANRTLRPFLGCLRGLRMNGVPLDLEGKVNEEQGIRRNCTGQCLNATIPCRNSGQCIEGYAAYTCDCNNTAYDGFYCHKDIGAYFEIGSWLKYNIRKKPITDEAAWANWIDPHYDNFSLGYNDTSDDIEFSFSTVHTPAVLLYISSFVQDYIAIILKTDGSVDLRYKLGLITHKYQLTHRNLADGYPHYVNITRHNRTIKTQVDYMEPIVEKITLVEDARFDSPKSMFLGRVMEVGDIDYEIQRHNAPGFIGCISGVRYNVYAPLKAFFRPNETDPPVTTQGYVSESICGAFPPVLGYVPWEVDPWFTGIEYIYIHDDLGLFWITVIVILALLLLFGGLYSIYVYAYQQKGSYRTNEPKNLESPSSARPLTETLRREKKNLPEIEEEFGSD; this is translated from the exons AGGAATGTGTTGATCCGCTGATCTCCGGGCTCTATGCCTCCTCCTTCCTGGCTTCTTCCAGATATAACTTCCTCTACTCTGCCAACTTTGCCAAATTGTATG GCAGCAGTGGCTGGTCCCCGTCCCCCAGAGACAGACAGCCATGGCTGCAGGTGGACCTGGGCAGGAAGTATCGGCTGCAGGCCATCGCCACCCAGGGGACCTTCAACTCATACGACTGGGTTACCAAGTACACCCTGCTGTACGGAGATCGACCAGACTCCTGGACGCCGTACATTATGAAAGGAGGAAACTCT ACAATGCCTGCAAACTGGAATTATTATCAGGTGAAGAGGAATGTCTTCCATTACACCTTTACTGCTAAACACATACGCCTGCTGCCTCTGGCCTGGAACACAGAGAATGGAGGAAAGATTGGAGTTAGACTGGAGCTCTACGGCTGCTCTTACG ATTCCCATGTGCTACAGTATAATGGAGATGACTCAGTGGTCTACATGTACCCTGAAAAAAGGTCCCGTTCACTTGAAGACTACATTACCATAAACTTTAAGACTTTGGAGCAGGATGGTCTGCTGTTACACAGTGAGGGGATTCAAGGAGACCTCTTCACCCTGGAGCTCAAAAGAGGCCGTGTTCACCTGCATATTAGTCTAG GAAGCAGTATAATACACAAAGTTGATGGGCGGACTACACTGACTGCTGGCAGCCTTCTTGACGATCTACACTGGCACTATGTCACCATCAAGCGCTACGGTCGCCAGGTGAACTTCACTGTAGACAGCCATATGGTGACAGCCATCTCTAATGGAGAGTTTACACACCTGGATCTGGATACACAG CTATATGTAGGAGGTGTCATAGAGAAAAATTTGCCTCACCTACCCACAACACCAAATTTCCGCGGCTGCTTGGAGAACGTTTACTTTAATGATGTCAACATCATCTACAAGGccaagagagaagaagaagacatccgCATCCCCCGAAAG aaAAAGATGCATTATGCCTGCAGGGACATTCTGCTCAAACCAATGACTTTTGCTGGACCCAACAACTACCTGCAGGTGCCGGGCTTCTTCAGGAGGCCTCGTATGTTTGTCAAATTCAAGTTCCGCTCTTGGGATTACACTGGGCTGCTAATGTTCACGCGCTTTGCTGATGACCTTGGTGCTCTTGAACTGGGATTAAGTGAAGGACAGATCAACGTCACTATATTCCAGCCTGGAAAGAAGAAACTCCAGTTCGCTGCAG GATACAGGCTGAATGATGGTTACTGGCATACGGTGGATTTGGCAGCAAGAGACAACCTGCTAACCCTCACGATCGATGAGGAGGAGGGGTCTCCGCTGAAGATCACTAACCCTTTCACAATTCGAACAGGGGACCGCTACTTTTTTGGAG GTTGTCCAAAGACCAACAACACAATACGGAAATGTGAGACGAAGCTGAACCGTTTTCATGGCTGCATGCAGCAAATTTATATAGACAATGAACAGCTTGATATCGACATTATTCTGCAACGACAATGGGGCCGCTACGCTGAGCTGTTGTTGGGGACCTGTGGCATCACTGACAG GTGTACTCCAAATCCATGTGAGCATGAGGGCAGATGCATCCAGTCCTGGGATGACTTCATCTGTCTGTGTGAGAACACAGGCTACAAAGGAGAAGTGTGTCACATGT CTGTTTATAAAGAATCATGCGAGGCCTACAGACTCAGTGGCAAGTACTGGTCCGGTAACTACACCATCGATCCTGATCTCAGTGGGCCACTGAAACCATTTGAGGTGTACTGCAAAATGAAGT CATATAAAGCttggacagtgattttaaatgatCGAGTGGATGGTACCAAAGTGACTGGAAGTTCAATAGATCAGCCTTATATTGGAAATGTCAACTACTGGAACGCCTCCTGGGATGAAGTCACCGCTCTAGCCAACACCTCCTTGTACTGTGAGCAGTGGATCGACTACTCCTGCTACAAGTCCCGTCTCCTTAACACCCCTA ATGGAAGACCATTTGGTTACTGGATTGGTCGTAACAATGAGAGTCACTACTACTGGGGGGGAACATACAGAGAGGTCAAGATGTGCGGCTGCGCCATCAACCAAACCTGCACCGATCCCAAGTTTCAATGTAACTGTGATGCTGACTACCGACAATG GTACTCAGATAAAGGCTACCTGGACTTCAGAGATCATTTGCCTGTGCGGAAAATCGTAGTTGGGGACACCAACAGGACTGGTTCAGAGGCGCAATTCACCGTCGGGCCCCTTCGCTGCCATGGCGACA GGAATATCTGGAACACCATCGCTTTCACCAAACCTACCTACATCACCTTCCCCACCTTCAGGCCTGGCTCCAGCGCTGACATCTCCTTCCATTTCAAAACCTATCGTGATCACGGCGTCTTCCTGGAGAACTCAGATGACCAACTTCGAAACTTCATACGAATAGAGCTGAACA CAACTCACAACCTTCTGTTTGTATTCATGGTTGGTGATGGCATCGTCAATGTGACATTACGCTCACCTGTGCCACTAAATGACAATGAGTGGCACTTTGTTCAGGCTGAAATTAATGTGAAGCTGGCTCGGATCAAGGTTGATTATCAGCCTTGGGCTGTTACTCGCTTCCCAGGTCAGACTTTCGTCGTCATGGATTTTACACATCCTGTGGTAGTAG GTGCTGCAAACCGTACTCTGAGACCTTTCTTGGGGTGTCTGCGAGGATTGCGCATGAATGGTGTTCCTCTTGATCTAGAGGGCAAAGTAAATGAAGAGCAGGGTATACGAAGGAACTGTACGGGACAGTGTCTAAATGCTACCATACCATGTCGAAACAGCGGTCAATGTATTGAGGGCTATGCTGCCTACACCTGTGACTGTAACAACACAGCATACGATGGTTTCTACTGCCATAAAG ATATCGGAGCCTACTTTGAAATCGGTTCATGGCTGAAATACAACATACGAAAGAAGCCTATAACAGACGAAGCGGCGTGGGCCAACTGGATCGACCCTCACTATGATAACTTCAGCCTGGGCTACAACGACACATCGGATGACATAGAGTTCAGTTTCAGCACTGTTCACACACCAGCTGTGTTGCTATACATCAGCTCCTTTGTCCAAGACTACATTGCGATCATCCTCAAGACTGATG GTAGTGTAGATCTGAGATATAAGTTGGGGCTGATAACACACAAATACCAGCTGACTCATAGAAACCTGGCAGACGGATACCCCCACTATGTCAACATAACCAGACACAACAGAACCATCAAAACACAG GTGGATTACATGGAGCCCATAGTTGAAAAGATAACCCTAGTGGAGGATGCCAGGTTTGATTCTCCAAAGTCTATGTTCCTCGGCAGAGTGATGG AGGTTGGTGACATTGACTATGAGATCCAGAGGCATAATGCTCCCGGCTTCATTGGCTGCATATCAGGAGTGAGATATAACGTCTACGCCCCTCTAAAGGCCTTCTTCCGGCCAAATGAAACAGACCCGCCGGTGACGACACAAGGCTACGTCTCTGAGTCTATCTGTGGCGCCTTCCCTCCTGTTCTGGGTTATGTACCGTGGGAGGTAGACCCCTGGTTTACTGGAATAG AGTATATTTACATCCATGATGACTTAGGACTGTTTTGGATAACAG TCATTGTCATCCtggctttgctgctgctctttgGAGGCCTGTACAGCATCTATGTCTATGCGTATCAGCAAAAGGGCAGCTACCGCACCAATGAACCCAAGAACCTGGAGTCCCCGAGCAGTGCCAGGCCGCTGACCGAGACTctaaggagggaaaaaaagaacctTCCAGAAATCGAAGAGGAGTTCGGGAGCGACTAG
- the ramp2 gene encoding receptor activity-modifying protein 2 isoform X2, with protein sequence MRASCCFIKPSCKKVEICNPYPAEEANRALSGTMTAATFSPMFSRCFVTLLLWGCTTVVCLVDEKLAIQPTTTTEMMAENATYGESTIPLAHTACGNNSHSCEDYCDICMAFGGSLMDCLSTLFEHLCLHNFKGAMASVNSTDWCIWGKVRGMYSNMSHCTEEISDCLLIPWPNPLVEQTFVNIHSTFFKDCPSEELSDPPPAIVFALVITPICLIPVMVSLVVLKTKNGDGSS encoded by the exons ATGAGGgcttcctgttgttttataaAGCCTTCCTGCAAAAAGGTTGAGATATGTAATCCCTACCCAGCAGAGGAGGCGAACAGAGCATTGTCAGGCACAATGACAGCAGCTACTTTCTCACCTATGTTTTCTAGGTGTTTTGTGACTCTTCTCCTTTGGG GATGCACAACTGTGGTTTGTCTGGTTGATGAAAAGTTAGCGATACAGCCCACCACAACAACag AAATGATGGCTGAAA ATGCCACTTATGGAGAGTCAACTATTCCACTAG CTCATACAGCTTGTGGGAATAATTCTCACAGTTGTGAGGACTACTGCGACATCTGTATGGCTTTTGGTGGATCATTAATGGATTGCCTTTCCACACTGTTTGAACACCTATGTCTCCACAATTTTAAGGGAGCCATGGCATCAGTAAACAGCACTGACTGGTGCATTTGGGGTAAAGTGAGAGG CATGTATAGTAACATGAGCCACTGCACTGAGGAGATATCTGACTGCCTCCTGATCCCATGGCCCAACCCTCTGGTGGAGCAGACCTTTGTGAACATTCACTCCACATTTTTCAAGGACTGTCCCTCAGAGGAGCTAAGCGACCCTCCACCAGCTATCGTCTTCGCCCTGGTGATAACTCCCATCTGCCTGATCCCTGTCATGGTTAGCCTTGTGGTGCTCAAGACTAAGAATGGGGACGGCAGCTCCTGA